One window of Dermacentor silvarum isolate Dsil-2018 unplaced genomic scaffold, BIME_Dsil_1.4 Seq617, whole genome shotgun sequence genomic DNA carries:
- the LOC119435320 gene encoding neprilysin-1, whose product MQRGKVIMLIVVPALAVLLAVMAALIYVIILERPQKRVDTCRSDDCSAFGQELREAVNWSIDPCQDFHAFVCGGWSDPKRRETTESKMVAAALDLAIKEAEVDLKGRSKATQFFESCTTAGEWKEENLREFAYLRRSLGLYWPEQKPSGATHPLDIMVNLALNWEMNFLFDLGTVAVRHSTALLVSRGRLGSVWEHKLHGVRTIESYEDYVNDYYRVLSANSSQAGVGAADLLGIETAFVNAKLEFLYDTPRQDWFEVSALDVKTPSVPAGLWLELLRKHDRQFDWTGENTAIIEDGRILESVDNLLKGLDHHKLIIGLSWMFIQTHLWAVYEPPSLRFGGADKDLIKMRKRGCMEYVESRLGLLGWATTLTERFGTKESRLHIYSFLHRINRQTKRLVNKLSWMDYDSKQMTFSKLNKMTRTILPGDTFFDPKKRDQLYDVFPEMRGKTFMANLVKASEVYRGLRNHEHFADVYSVRMFPRFGRELYLYLPDSMMLALVNLSPPMYYKDATLAIKYGGLGSFVARQMARAFDDIGVKVDDSGKRRLWLGREAAVAHEIKVNCNVHAGSNSTVWRPMRALPAMPGLEAAYEGFSAAVKVDFRALDDFKVPHLEAFTDFQIFFLAYCYALCAKRPQTMRDECNVPAKNSPAFAEAFRCPSNAPMNPPDKCSFFY is encoded by the coding sequence ATGCAGCGTGGCAAGGTGATCATGCTGATAGTCGTCCCAGCGCTGGCCGTCTTGCTAGCCGTGATGGCGGCGCTCATCTATGTGATCATCCTGGAAAGGCCCCAAAAACGTGTGGACACGTGTAGGAGCGACGACTGCTCTGCCTTTGGCCAAGAGCTGCGCGAGGCCGTCAATTGGTCGATCGACCCATGTCAAGACTTCCACGCGTTCGTGTGCGGCGGATGGAGCGACCCCAAGCGACGAGAGACGACCGAGTCAAAAATGGTGGCCGCCGCCTTGGATCTGGCGATCAAAGAAGCCGAAGTCGACCTGAAGGGTCGCAGCAAGGCCACGCAGTTCTTCGAGAGCTGTACCACGGCCGGCGAATGGAAGGAGGAGAACCTGAGAGAATTCGCGTATCTCCGGCGCTCCTTGGGTCTATACTGGCCCGAGCAGAAGCCCAGCGGCGCAACCCACCCGCTCGACATCATGGTGAACCTGGCGCTAAACTGGGAAATGAACTTCCTCTTCGACCTGGGCACCGTTGCCGTACGCCATTCCACCGCGCTGCTCGTCTCCCGCGGTCGCCTGGGTTCCGTGTGGGAGCATAAGTTGCATGGTGTCAGGACGATCGAAAGTTACGAGGATTACGTGAACGATTACTACCGAGTCCTCAGCGCGAACAGTTCGCAAGCTGGCGTGGGAGCAGCCGACCTCCTTGGCATCGAGACGGCTTTTGTCAATGCGAAGCTCGAGTTCTTATACGACACTCCTCGGCAAGACTGGTTCGAAGTGAGCGCCCTGGACGTCAAGACGCCGTCTGTTCCGGCGGGCTTGTGGCTCGAGCTTCTGAGGAAGCACGACCGACAGTTCGACTGGACCGGCGAGAACACCGCGAtcatcgaggacggcagaatatTGGAGAGCGTCGACAATCTGCTGAAGGGCCTGGACCACCACAAGCTGATAATCGGGCTCTCGTGGATGTTCATTCAGACGCACCTCTGGGCTGTCTATGAGCCGCCTTCGCTAAGATTCGGCGGCGCGGACAAGGATCTAATAAAGATGAGAAAGCGCGGCTGCATGGAATACGTCGAATCCCGCCTGGGGCTGCTCGGCTGGGCGACGACGCTCACCGAACGCTTCGGCACGAAGGAGAGCCGACTGCACATCTACAGTTTCCTGCATCGAATCAACCGGCAGACGAAGCGCCTCGTAAACAAGCTCAGCTGGATGGACTACGATAGCAAGCAGATGACCTTCTCGAAGCTAAACAAAATGACCCGCACCATACTGCCTGGGGACACCTTCTTCGACCCGAAGAAACGCGATCAGCTGTACGACGTCTTTCCCGAAATGCGTGGCAAGACCTTCATGGCGAATCTGGTGAAGGCGTCCGAGGTGTACCGTGGGCTGCGCAACCACGAACACTTCGCGGACGTGTACAGCGTTCGCATGTTTCCCCGGTTCGGTCGCGAGCTTTATCTGTACCTGCCGGACTCGATGATGCTCGCGTTAGTGAACCTGAGCCCGCCGATGTACTACAAGGATGCGACGCTGGCGATTAAATACGGTGGTCTAGGCTCCTTCGTGGCGCGACAGATGGCCAGGGCGTTCGACGATATCGGCGTGAAGGTTGACGACTCGGGCAAGCGCAGACTGTGGCTCGGACGCGAGGCGGCAGTAGCACACGAGATCAAGGTTAACTGCAACGTCCACGCAGGCTCGAACAGCACGGTGTGGCGTCCGATGCGCGCGTTGCCCGCCATGCCTGGGCTGGAGGCTGCTTACGAGGGCTTCTCGGCCGCCGTGAAGGTTGACTTCCGAGCTCTGGACGACTTCAAGGTCCCTCACCTGGAAGCGTTCACGGACTTCCAGATCTTCTTTCTGGCGTACTGTTACGCACTGTGCGCAAAGCGGCCACAGACCATGCGCGATGAGTGCAATGTTCCGGCCAAGAACTCGCCTGCTTTCGCCGAAGCGTTCCGATGTCCCTCGAACGCGCCCATGAACCCGCCAGACAAATGCTCGTTTTTTTACTAG